In Candidatus Pantoea floridensis, the genomic window TGACCGATGGTAAGCCGATTCTGCTAAATGTCTGGGCGACCTGGTGCCCAACCTGCCGCGCGGAGCATCAATACCTCAATACGCTGGCGGAAAAAGGCATCCGTGTGGTTGGCCTGAACTATAAAGACGATCGCAGCAAAGCGGTGACCTGGTTGAACACCTTGGGTAATCCTTATGCACTGAGTCTCTATGATGGCGACGGCATGCTCGGCTTGGATCTGGGCGTTTACGGCGCGCCGGAAACTTTCCTGATCGACGGCAAAGGTATTATTCGCTATCGCCACGCGGGCGACATGAACGATCGCGTTTGGCTCGAAGAAGTGAAACCGCTATGGGACAAATATAACCAGGAGGCGGGCGCATGAAACGACTGCTTCTTTTAGTGGCGGGCATTGTTCTCAGTACCAGCCTGTGGGCGGCAATCGATACTTATCAGTTCGATTCGGTACAGCAGGAAGAGCAATACCGCGAACTCACCGCCTCGTTGCGTTGCCCGAAATGCCAGAACAACAGCATTGCCGACTCTAACGCGATGATCGCCGCAGATATGCGCCTCAAGGTCTACGAGCTGATGAAGCAGGGCGAAAATCGTCAGCAGATCATTGATTACATGGTGGCGCGCTATGGCAACTTCGTGACCTACGAACCGCCAGTTACGCCCTCCACCTTGATTTTATGGGTGGGGCCGGCGCTGTTCGTGGTATTAGGGGGCGCAATTATTATTCTGCGTAATCGCCGCGGCAAAACGCGTAGCGAGCTGGACGACGATGAACAACAGCGCCTTGCGGCGTTACTCAAGCGTGACGGGAAGCCGTAATGACTGGATTCTGGATTACCCTGATTATTTTGTTGCTGGCAGCAATCGCACTGTTTCTGTATGCAGGCTGGCGTCAACGTGAAGTCAGCACGGGCGACCGCGATCGCCTCAATACCGACTTCTATCAACAGCGTCTGCGCGAGCTGGAGCGGGATGA contains:
- a CDS encoding DsbE family thiol:disulfide interchange protein — translated: MNKKILFIPLVLFLLLAAALLWQLSRNANGDDPTRLESALIGKPVPVFKLEALDKPGKIYDQHVLTDGKPILLNVWATWCPTCRAEHQYLNTLAEKGIRVVGLNYKDDRSKAVTWLNTLGNPYALSLYDGDGMLGLDLGVYGAPETFLIDGKGIIRYRHAGDMNDRVWLEEVKPLWDKYNQEAGA
- a CDS encoding cytochrome c-type biogenesis protein, whose product is MKRLLLLVAGIVLSTSLWAAIDTYQFDSVQQEEQYRELTASLRCPKCQNNSIADSNAMIAADMRLKVYELMKQGENRQQIIDYMVARYGNFVTYEPPVTPSTLILWVGPALFVVLGGAIIILRNRRGKTRSELDDDEQQRLAALLKRDGKP